From a single Desulfonatronum thioautotrophicum genomic region:
- a CDS encoding Druantia anti-phage system protein DruA, with protein sequence PWVDAPNLASRILSMTQKRIAHDWMHCYQYAPVLIETFVETPRFPGTCYKAANWTWLGTTKGVGRLGNSHKPTLPQKNIWVYPLKKRFRQILCSNVQ encoded by the coding sequence GCCCTGGGTCGACGCACCAAACTTGGCCTCACGCATCTTGAGCATGACACAAAAAAGAATTGCCCATGACTGGATGCACTGCTATCAATATGCGCCCGTACTCATCGAAACCTTCGTGGAAACCCCAAGATTCCCGGGAACCTGCTACAAAGCTGCAAACTGGACTTGGCTGGGAACTACAAAAGGTGTCGGCAGGCTTGGAAACTCCCACAAACCAACTCTCCCCCAGAAAAACATTTGGGTTTATCCGCTCAAAAAAAGATTCCGGCAGATCCTTTGCTCAAATGTTCAGTAG